In one window of Agrobacterium larrymoorei DNA:
- the rplS gene encoding 50S ribosomal protein L19, with amino-acid sequence MTNIIAQLEAEQAAKIEAKRKLPEFSPGDTVRVNVRVTEGNRTRVQAYEGVVIARSGGGLNENFTVRKISYGEGVERVFPVYSPLVEGVEIVRRGKVRRAKLYYLRDRRGKSARIVEDTGVRARKLNDAERQAAAEEKARIEAEKVAAAQALAAEKAAAEAAEAKAAEEAAAAKAAEGAAE; translated from the coding sequence ATGACCAATATTATCGCACAGCTGGAAGCCGAACAGGCCGCCAAGATCGAAGCCAAGCGCAAGCTTCCTGAATTTTCCCCGGGCGACACGGTTCGCGTCAACGTTCGCGTTACCGAAGGTAACCGTACCCGCGTTCAGGCCTATGAAGGCGTTGTCATTGCCCGTTCGGGTGGCGGTCTCAACGAAAACTTCACCGTTCGCAAGATCTCCTACGGCGAAGGCGTAGAGCGCGTATTCCCGGTTTACTCTCCGCTGGTTGAAGGCGTTGAGATCGTTCGCCGTGGTAAGGTTCGCCGCGCGAAGCTCTACTACCTGCGCGACCGTCGCGGTAAGTCCGCACGTATCGTTGAAGACACCGGCGTTCGCGCTCGCAAGCTCAACGATGCAGAGCGCCAGGCCGCTGCCGAGGAAAAGGCTCGCATCGAAGCTGAAAAGGTTGCAGCAGCACAGGCTCTGGCCGCCGAAAAGGCAGCAGCAGAAGCCGCTGAAGCC
- a CDS encoding sulfite exporter TauE/SafE family protein, protein MSIAIILLLFTSGFLSGAVNAIAGGGTFLTFGAMTVAGIAPISANATSSIVQFPGYVTSVIAYWPEIRAHWKGAILLSILSILGSTAGALLLLSLDNPSFRQMVPWLLLAATALFAAGPWLRPRTAGEHPTSNAASLIGQFFTSIYGGFFGAGMGIMMLAVLGLTAGGTYHHLNALKNLLAVVIAAVAIVVFVGGGVVAWHAALIMIPASALGGYSGVYVARRVPQWIVRALVITVGLLLTGYYFFTG, encoded by the coding sequence ATGTCCATCGCTATCATTCTGCTTCTCTTTACGAGCGGCTTCCTGTCCGGTGCCGTCAACGCGATTGCAGGCGGAGGCACCTTCCTCACCTTTGGCGCCATGACGGTTGCGGGTATCGCACCGATCTCGGCCAACGCAACCTCATCCATCGTCCAATTTCCGGGCTATGTCACATCCGTCATCGCTTATTGGCCGGAAATTCGAGCGCACTGGAAGGGCGCAATCCTCCTCTCGATATTATCGATCCTCGGCTCGACAGCGGGAGCGCTGCTACTGCTTTCGCTCGACAACCCCTCCTTCCGCCAGATGGTGCCGTGGCTCCTGCTGGCCGCAACAGCCCTCTTCGCTGCGGGACCATGGCTGCGCCCTCGCACAGCCGGAGAACACCCCACCAGCAATGCCGCAAGCCTCATCGGCCAGTTCTTCACCTCCATCTATGGCGGATTTTTTGGTGCGGGCATGGGCATCATGATGCTGGCTGTGCTGGGCCTCACCGCAGGCGGCACCTATCATCACCTCAACGCGCTGAAAAACCTGCTGGCCGTCGTCATCGCAGCAGTGGCCATTGTTGTCTTCGTCGGTGGTGGTGTGGTCGCATGGCATGCGGCACTGATCATGATTCCCGCATCAGCACTCGGTGGCTATAGCGGGGTTTATGTGGCCCGACGTGTTCCGCAATGGATCGTCCGCGCACTGGTGATCACGGTCGGCCTGCTACTGACGGGCTATTATTTCTTCACAGGCTGA
- the trmD gene encoding tRNA (guanosine(37)-N1)-methyltransferase TrmD translates to MSFKATVLTLYPEMFPGHLSYSLAGKALERGQWSMEPVQIRDFATDKHRSVDDTPAGGGAGMVLKPDVLAAAIDAVSEGDTRPRLLMSPRGKPLTQERVRELATGEGVIIVCGRFEGVDQRVIDARGLEEVCIGDYILSGGEPAALTLLDAVVRIIPGVMGNDLSGAHESFEGGLLEHPHYTRPQIWEEREIPAVLTSGNHKLIEKWRHEQALALTKERRPDLLADLQPVKK, encoded by the coding sequence ATGAGCTTCAAGGCAACCGTGCTGACGCTCTACCCGGAAATGTTTCCGGGCCATTTGTCCTATTCCCTCGCAGGCAAAGCGCTGGAGCGCGGCCAGTGGAGCATGGAGCCGGTGCAAATCCGCGACTTCGCCACCGACAAGCATCGCAGCGTGGACGATACGCCTGCGGGTGGCGGCGCTGGTATGGTGCTGAAGCCCGATGTGCTGGCGGCGGCAATCGATGCTGTTTCCGAGGGCGATACGCGCCCCCGGCTGCTGATGAGCCCGCGCGGCAAACCGCTGACACAGGAACGCGTGCGCGAACTTGCAACTGGCGAAGGCGTGATCATCGTCTGTGGACGTTTCGAAGGTGTAGACCAGCGGGTGATCGATGCGCGCGGTCTCGAAGAGGTTTGCATCGGCGATTATATTCTCTCAGGTGGAGAGCCTGCAGCTCTGACGCTGCTCGATGCCGTGGTCCGCATCATTCCCGGCGTGATGGGCAACGATCTCTCGGGCGCGCATGAAAGTTTCGAGGGCGGGCTCTTGGAGCATCCGCATTATACCCGCCCGCAAATTTGGGAAGAGCGCGAGATTCCTGCCGTTCTGACTTCCGGCAATCATAAGCTGATAGAGAAATGGCGGCACGAGCAGGCGCTGGCACTCACGAAAGAACGCCGCCCGGATTTGCTGGCGGACCTTCAGCCTGTGAAGAAATAA
- the rimM gene encoding ribosome maturation factor RimM (Essential for efficient processing of 16S rRNA): protein MAKLENPILMAKIGAAQGLRGEVRVSSYTDDPTALGDYGNLVAADGRVFEILEIREAKTVVIVRFRGVNDRNAAEALNGLELFIDRDNLPDDDLDEDEFFYTDLEGLDVVDADGKSYGAVSAVYDFGAGDLLELKGAGRRPALIPFTEAAVLEIDLEGGKILIDPFAAGLIDNPEDGKDDPDHPIFGKSKK, encoded by the coding sequence ATGGCAAAGCTGGAAAACCCGATTCTCATGGCCAAGATTGGCGCAGCGCAAGGTTTGCGCGGCGAAGTGCGGGTCAGTTCCTATACGGACGATCCGACGGCGCTCGGCGATTACGGCAATCTGGTCGCTGCCGATGGCCGCGTGTTTGAAATTCTGGAAATCCGCGAAGCAAAGACCGTCGTCATCGTGCGTTTCCGCGGCGTCAACGACCGCAACGCTGCCGAGGCACTGAATGGTCTCGAACTTTTCATCGATCGCGATAATCTGCCCGATGACGATCTGGACGAGGATGAGTTCTTTTACACCGATCTCGAAGGTCTCGACGTGGTCGATGCCGATGGCAAGAGCTATGGCGCCGTCAGTGCCGTCTATGATTTCGGCGCAGGTGATCTGCTGGAACTGAAGGGTGCGGGCCGTCGCCCGGCGCTTATACCTTTCACCGAGGCAGCCGTGCTGGAAATCGATCTGGAAGGCGGCAAGATTTTGATCGACCCCTTTGCTGCTGGGCTGATCGATAACCCGGAAGATGGCAAGGATGATCCCGATCATCCGATCTTCGGCAAGAGCAAGAAATAA
- the rpsP gene encoding 30S ribosomal protein S16, protein MALKIRLARGGSKKRPYYQIVVADARSPRDGRFLEKVGSWNPMLAKDNADRIQINADLVKEWLAKGAQPTDRVLRFLAEAGITTRDARNNPEKAKPGKKALERVAEKKQKAEDAAAAAAEASAAE, encoded by the coding sequence ATGGCACTGAAAATTCGTCTCGCACGCGGTGGTTCCAAGAAGCGCCCGTACTACCAGATCGTTGTTGCTGACGCCCGTTCGCCACGCGACGGCCGTTTCCTCGAGAAGGTCGGTTCCTGGAACCCGATGCTGGCCAAGGACAACGCCGACCGCATCCAGATCAATGCCGACCTGGTAAAGGAATGGCTTGCAAAGGGCGCACAGCCGACCGACCGCGTTCTGCGCTTCCTCGCAGAAGCTGGCATCACCACGCGCGACGCACGCAACAACCCTGAAAAGGCAAAGCCAGGCAAGAAGGCTCTCGAGCGCGTTGCCGAGAAGAAGCAGAAGGCTGAAGACGCCGCTGCTGCTGCCGCTGAAGCATCCGCTGCCGAGTAA
- a CDS encoding chorismate mutase, producing MTNTEVKAKLSEYRQSIDNIDAALVHMLAERFQRTKAVGVLKATYELPPADPAREEYQIERLRRLAKDADLDPDFAEKFLNFIIKEVIRHHEAIAAEHSGLDKTA from the coding sequence ATGACTAATACCGAAGTGAAAGCAAAACTCTCTGAATACCGCCAGTCCATCGATAATATCGATGCCGCACTGGTGCACATGCTGGCGGAACGGTTTCAGCGCACAAAGGCTGTCGGCGTTCTCAAAGCCACTTACGAATTGCCGCCGGCGGACCCGGCGCGCGAAGAATACCAGATCGAACGCCTTCGCCGTCTGGCCAAGGACGCCGATCTGGATCCGGATTTCGCCGAGAAGTTCCTGAACTTCATCATCAAGGAAGTCATCCGGCATCATGAAGCAATCGCCGCTGAACACAGCGGCCTCGACAAGACCGCCTGA
- the ffh gene encoding signal recognition particle protein, translated as MFENLQDRLGSILNGLTGRGSLSEADVSAALREVRRALLEADVALEVVRSFTDKVREKAVGASVLKSIKPGQMVVKIVHDELVEMLGSEGVSIDLHAPAPVVIMMVGLQGSGKTTTTGKIAKRLTDREKKKVLMASLDTRRPAAQEQLRQLGVQTGIDTLPVIAGQSPTDIASRAVQAAKLGGHDVVILDTAGRTHIDEPLMLEMADIKKNSKPHEILLVADSLTGQDAVNLARNFDERVGITGLVLTRMDGDGRGGAALSMRAVTGKPIKLIGTGERMNELDEFHPRRIADRILGMGDIVSLVEKAAENIDAEKARAMAEKMAKGKFDLNDLAEQLGQMKKMGGMGGIMGLMPGMAGMKDKMAASGMNDKMFDRQIAIISSMTKAERANPDILKHSRKKRIAAGSGTDAAEINKLLKMHRGMADMMKAMGGKGKGGIMKQMMGGLAGKMGLGGGMGGMPDLANMDPKQLEALQKQAEAAGLGKPGAMPPGLGGLPGGLPGLGGGKLPGLGGLPGLPGFGKKK; from the coding sequence ATGTTTGAAAACCTCCAGGACCGCCTTGGCTCCATTCTGAATGGACTGACCGGCCGTGGCTCGCTTTCGGAAGCCGATGTTTCCGCAGCGCTGCGTGAGGTTCGCCGTGCGCTTCTGGAAGCGGACGTGGCGCTGGAAGTCGTTCGCTCCTTCACCGACAAGGTGCGCGAGAAGGCCGTCGGTGCCTCGGTTCTCAAATCCATCAAGCCCGGCCAGATGGTCGTCAAGATCGTTCATGACGAACTTGTCGAGATGCTGGGTTCCGAAGGCGTGTCCATCGATCTTCACGCCCCTGCGCCCGTCGTCATCATGATGGTTGGTCTTCAGGGTTCGGGTAAGACCACGACCACCGGCAAGATCGCCAAGCGCCTGACGGACCGCGAAAAGAAGAAGGTGCTGATGGCATCTCTCGATACGCGGCGTCCGGCAGCGCAGGAACAGCTGCGTCAGCTCGGCGTGCAGACCGGTATCGATACGCTGCCGGTTATCGCGGGCCAGTCGCCGACCGATATCGCCTCGCGCGCCGTGCAGGCGGCAAAGCTCGGCGGCCACGATGTCGTGATCCTCGATACCGCCGGTCGTACCCACATCGACGAGCCGTTGATGTTGGAAATGGCCGACATCAAGAAGAATTCCAAGCCGCATGAAATCCTGCTGGTCGCGGATTCGCTGACCGGTCAAGACGCCGTCAATCTGGCGCGCAACTTCGATGAGCGCGTCGGCATTACCGGCCTCGTGCTGACCCGTATGGACGGCGACGGCCGTGGCGGTGCAGCCCTTTCCATGCGTGCCGTCACCGGCAAGCCGATCAAGCTGATCGGTACCGGCGAGCGCATGAACGAGCTGGATGAGTTTCATCCACGCCGTATCGCAGACCGTATTCTTGGCATGGGCGACATCGTTTCGCTGGTCGAAAAAGCGGCAGAAAATATCGATGCCGAAAAAGCCCGCGCCATGGCCGAGAAGATGGCCAAGGGCAAATTCGACCTCAACGATCTGGCAGAGCAGCTTGGCCAGATGAAGAAGATGGGCGGCATGGGCGGCATTATGGGCCTGATGCCCGGCATGGCTGGTATGAAGGACAAGATGGCCGCATCCGGCATGAACGACAAGATGTTCGACCGCCAGATCGCCATCATTTCCTCGATGACCAAGGCCGAGCGCGCCAACCCGGATATTCTGAAACATAGCCGCAAGAAGCGCATCGCTGCCGGCTCCGGAACCGATGCTGCCGAAATCAACAAGTTGCTCAAGATGCATCGCGGCATGGCCGACATGATGAAAGCCATGGGCGGCAAGGGCAAGGGCGGCATCATGAAGCAGATGATGGGTGGCCTTGCTGGCAAGATGGGTCTTGGCGGTGGAATGGGCGGGATGCCCGATCTCGCCAATATGGACCCCAAGCAGCTGGAAGCGCTTCAGAAACAGGCAGAGGCTGCGGGCCTCGGCAAACCGGGCGCCATGCCTCCGGGTCTCGGTGGATTGCCCGGTGGGCTTCCCGGCCTAGGTGGAGGCAAGCTGCCCGGTCTCGGCGGGCTTCCGGGCCTTCCCGGTTTTGGCAAGAAGAAGTGA
- a CDS encoding MBL fold metallo-hydrolase — protein MNRRNFFRLSAIGGLLLASGGIFASRSYASAYYNGPISDHFDGVRFFNPDGEQPNGFGDLLKWRFNGQRAQWPENYPSPFPTAKPDQRVEGKDLRVTFVGHASFLIQTAGLNILVDPVWSERTSPFSFAGPKRVNPPGIRFEDLPPIDLVLVTHNHYDHLDLDTLHRLHVDHKPYFVTPLGNDAIIRTRVQAAKISVGDWGDALAVSPDVKIHFEPCHHWSARGLNDRRMALWAAFVIETPGGKIYHIGDTGFHSGMNYHAAAKKHGGFRLANLPFGAYEPRWFMKGQHQNPAEAVEGMNICGAQYACGHHWGTVQLTDESIDAPIIALKAALGDQGVSSERFRAMRPGEVFDVPSVQAI, from the coding sequence ATGAACCGCCGAAACTTCTTTCGCCTCTCCGCCATTGGCGGCCTGCTTTTAGCCAGCGGCGGCATTTTTGCCAGCCGCTCCTATGCCAGCGCCTATTATAACGGTCCTATTTCCGACCATTTCGACGGCGTGCGCTTCTTCAACCCCGATGGGGAGCAGCCGAACGGCTTTGGCGATCTTTTAAAATGGCGTTTCAACGGCCAGCGGGCGCAATGGCCGGAAAATTATCCGAGCCCTTTTCCCACAGCCAAGCCGGACCAGCGCGTTGAGGGAAAAGACCTCCGCGTGACGTTCGTCGGCCACGCATCCTTCCTGATCCAGACGGCGGGCCTGAACATTCTGGTCGATCCGGTGTGGTCGGAACGGACCAGCCCCTTCAGCTTTGCGGGACCGAAGCGCGTCAATCCGCCGGGCATCCGTTTCGAAGACCTGCCACCGATCGATCTCGTTCTGGTGACGCATAATCATTACGACCACCTCGATCTCGACACGCTGCACCGGCTGCATGTCGATCACAAACCGTATTTCGTCACACCGCTTGGCAATGACGCGATCATCCGTACCAGGGTGCAGGCCGCAAAAATCTCAGTCGGTGATTGGGGCGATGCACTTGCCGTCAGTCCCGATGTCAAAATCCATTTCGAGCCCTGCCATCACTGGTCCGCGCGTGGTTTGAACGACCGGCGGATGGCGCTATGGGCTGCCTTCGTCATCGAAACGCCGGGCGGCAAGATTTACCACATCGGCGATACGGGCTTTCACAGCGGCATGAATTACCACGCCGCGGCAAAGAAGCATGGCGGCTTCCGCCTCGCCAACCTGCCCTTCGGCGCTTACGAGCCACGCTGGTTCATGAAAGGGCAGCACCAGAACCCGGCGGAAGCGGTAGAAGGCATGAACATTTGCGGCGCCCAATATGCGTGCGGTCATCACTGGGGCACGGTGCAGCTGACGGATGAGTCTATCGACGCACCCATCATCGCGCTCAAGGCGGCACTTGGCGATCAGGGCGTCTCGTCCGAGCGCTTCCGCGCAATGCGACCGGGCGAAGTCTTCGACGTGCCCTCGGTTCAGGCGATTTAG
- a CDS encoding M48 family metalloprotease, producing MLTSCQSLFSPAYQSSLKPSDNPQTVEEVQKNDPRAQMGAREHPRIVASYGGEYHDDKTERLVARIAGALTAVSENPQQSYRITILNSPAINAFALPGGYLYVTRGLLALANDASEVAAVLSHEMGHVTANHGIERQRREEAEVIASRVVAEVLSSDLAGKQALARGKLRLAAFSRQQELQADVIGVRMLGEAGYDPYASPRFLDSMAAYARFTSADPDSDQSLDFLSSHPNTPQRIELAKRHARAFGQEGEVGDKGRDWFLNGIDGLLYGDSPQEGYVRGNTFLHGNLGIRFDVPDGFQIDNKVEAVLATGPGDMAIRFDGVADPKQTSLPNYLTSGWVAGLLPETVREIQVNGLPAATARASADKWDFDVTVIRVGDQIFRFLTAVPKGSPQLDTVANVLRSSFRKMTPSEIAALKPLRVRVITVKPGETVASLAARMMGTDRKLELFRVLNALSTTAAVQPGQRVKIIAE from the coding sequence ATGCTTACGTCCTGCCAGTCGCTGTTCAGCCCCGCCTACCAGTCTTCGCTGAAACCGTCCGACAATCCGCAAACCGTGGAAGAGGTGCAGAAGAACGATCCGCGCGCGCAGATGGGCGCGCGTGAGCATCCGCGCATCGTGGCGAGCTATGGCGGCGAATATCATGACGACAAGACCGAACGTCTCGTTGCCAGAATTGCAGGTGCGCTGACGGCGGTTTCTGAAAACCCGCAGCAGTCCTATCGCATCACCATCTTGAATTCTCCGGCGATCAACGCCTTCGCCCTTCCGGGCGGCTACCTCTATGTGACGCGCGGTCTTCTGGCGCTTGCCAATGATGCGTCGGAAGTCGCAGCCGTTCTTTCGCATGAAATGGGTCACGTAACGGCCAACCACGGCATCGAGCGTCAGCGCCGCGAAGAGGCCGAAGTCATCGCGAGCCGTGTGGTGGCGGAAGTTCTGTCCAGTGATCTTGCTGGCAAGCAGGCGCTTGCGCGCGGCAAGCTGCGTCTTGCCGCCTTCTCGCGCCAGCAGGAATTGCAGGCGGATGTCATCGGCGTTCGGATGCTGGGCGAGGCGGGCTATGACCCCTACGCCTCTCCCCGCTTCCTCGATTCCATGGCGGCCTATGCGCGCTTCACCTCCGCCGATCCGGATAGCGACCAGAGCCTCGACTTTCTTTCGAGCCACCCGAACACGCCGCAGCGTATTGAGCTTGCCAAGCGCCATGCCCGCGCCTTCGGGCAGGAAGGCGAGGTGGGTGACAAGGGTCGCGACTGGTTCCTGAATGGTATCGATGGTTTGCTTTATGGCGATAGCCCGCAGGAAGGTTATGTCCGCGGCAACACGTTCCTGCACGGCAATCTCGGCATTCGCTTCGATGTACCGGACGGTTTCCAGATCGACAATAAGGTCGAAGCCGTTCTGGCGACGGGGCCGGGCGATATGGCCATTCGATTCGACGGTGTGGCCGACCCCAAGCAGACGAGCCTGCCGAATTACTTGACCAGCGGCTGGGTTGCCGGTTTGCTGCCGGAAACGGTTCGCGAAATTCAGGTGAATGGACTGCCCGCCGCCACGGCCCGCGCCAGCGCGGACAAATGGGATTTCGATGTCACCGTCATTCGCGTCGGTGACCAGATTTTCCGCTTCCTGACGGCGGTGCCAAAGGGTAGCCCACAGCTGGATACGGTGGCGAACGTTCTGCGTTCCAGCTTCCGCAAGATGACGCCATCGGAAATAGCCGCGCTGAAGCCGCTTCGCGTGCGGGTAATAACCGTAAAGCCCGGCGAAACTGTTGCGTCTCTCGCCGCGCGCATGATGGGTACGGACCGGAAACTTGAACTGTTTCGCGTTCTCAACGCGCTCAGCACCACGGCTGCGGTTCAGCCGGGGCAACGAGTGAAGATCATTGCGGAATAA
- a CDS encoding ATP-binding cassette domain-containing protein yields the protein MSEQASGVRLDKVALTLGEQDFSFDCLFESGKVTAVVGPSGSGKSTLLNLVAGFEKPDSGRVLIGQEDVSNHDPAERPVSLIFQDNNLFAHLDVFTNVGLGIDPSLRLSQAQRESIRTALERVGLAGFEKRLPSSMSGGERQRAALARALVRKRSIMLLDEPFAALDPGLRAGMAALLKELHLESNNTVLLVTHHPDDIRRLADEVVFLGSGRIVFQGDTQSFFAATDIHEIGTFLDL from the coding sequence ATGAGTGAGCAGGCATCGGGCGTCCGTCTGGACAAGGTAGCGCTGACGCTGGGCGAACAGGATTTTTCCTTCGATTGCCTGTTCGAAAGCGGCAAGGTAACGGCGGTCGTTGGGCCATCCGGTTCAGGCAAGTCGACACTGCTCAATCTCGTTGCCGGTTTCGAAAAGCCGGATTCCGGGCGCGTTCTGATCGGGCAAGAGGATGTGAGCAATCACGATCCTGCCGAGCGTCCGGTTTCGCTGATCTTTCAGGACAATAATCTCTTCGCGCATCTGGATGTCTTCACCAATGTCGGGCTTGGCATCGATCCATCGCTTCGGCTTTCGCAGGCGCAACGTGAATCCATCAGGACCGCTTTGGAACGGGTGGGGCTTGCCGGTTTCGAGAAAAGGCTGCCTTCCAGCATGTCGGGCGGTGAGCGTCAGCGCGCCGCGCTTGCCCGCGCGCTCGTGCGCAAGCGATCCATCATGCTGCTGGACGAGCCTTTCGCAGCGCTCGATCCGGGTCTGCGGGCGGGCATGGCGGCGCTTTTGAAAGAGTTGCATCTGGAAAGTAACAATACGGTTCTACTCGTCACTCATCACCCGGATGACATACGTCGTCTTGCCGATGAGGTGGTTTTTCTTGGCTCCGGCAGAATCGTTTTTCAGGGAGACACGCAGTCTTTCTTCGCTGCGACGGATATTCACGAAATCGGTACTTTTCTTGATCTTTAG